ctgtaggttaacgacttgaagaattcattgggattgtgaagccagaccgatactactttctcgtagttgtgtgatctgatctttctgtttctatcgtactaagtacaatcgtaaagattggcttgagattgatttctccgataggaaacatataaaagaagtcacaaacatcttcgtctcatcacttgtgattccgcaatatcttttttcgctagtcgattaagattattgtgtggtgattgataatactaggctactcttcgggaatataaggtcgggttatcaattggttcttgttcaccttgatttatcaaagacggaacaaaactcgtaagtatttatgtgggagactgatttatctattaccgtagacttttctgtgtgatacaaatttgtttattaaagtcttctactttgggtcgtagcaactcttagttgtgggtgagatcatctaaggaaatcaagtgcgtagtatcctgctgggatcagacacgtaaggagcgcaactgtaccttggatcagtgtgagattgatttgggttcaactacagtccagaccgaagttagtttgtagtaggctagtgtctgtagaggcttaatacagtgtgtgttcaatctggactaggtcccggggtttttctgcatttgcggtttcctcgttaacaaaatttttggtgcctgtgttatttcttttccgcattatattttgttatataattgaaatatcacaggttgtccgtttgaatcgatcaattgggaaatccaacctctggttgttgattgagactaattgatacttgaacattggtctttggtaccgttcaagtgatttctcttgtattcaattagactcgcagatttctatttgcttgaataagtattgaatcgagaaagagagatataactctttgatatacttttattaagattgagtctgactgtgtagttgattctcttaaaagtatattggagttagtccacacagattgctaatcgaaatattgggtgtggttgttagacccccactttttcaggtgACATAGTTGGAAAAACCATTAACATTCAAAGTAGAGTCCTTAGAACCCTAAGAAGAGAGAATAAACAAAAGAGTTAGTTAAtagattagggttttgaaatgagAAGGACTCTCCTTTGTTTTTCTATGGCATTAATGGTGGGTTAGGAAATCACCGAAACTAAGAAGACAGATGATTAGAGTTACGCAAATTAGGATGAGATAATTGAGCAGATTACCTGAGCAGATCTTTTGGGTTAGATCAAGGGATATGAAGTGAGTGTTTTTAACACTCATTCACTGCCGAACTAAGTGAGAAACCGCGTGAAAGAGTGTTTCCTGCCCATGGGAATCTAAATTTATAGACTAAGCGGCTAATCTTTATCCGCTTGGAGAGAATGTTTCTCTCCAAACGGCTAAACATATGCCTCCTCGTAgtttttttctctattttaatAATAAAATCTAATTGTGGGTCCCTCGTCTAAGAGTTTTAAattaataaaactctaaaaataggTTTGGGAGGCAGATTTTCAGCCGCTCAACGTGTTTTTTTCCAGACGGCCAAAAATCAGCCGCTTAGTCTCCCCTTACGCCAACTCATTCGTTCCAGTGAGTGCATGAGTGGTTATTGATGAATGAGTGTGTACTCTCATTCCATAGTAGCATCTAATTTGATCAAATTGAGTGATACTCATTCATATTGAATGAGAACACTCACTCCATGGCCATTGCTATTAGGAAACAGAgatgaaaaattaaaaataagcaaATAAGATTATTCCTACACAATTGTTTAGTTCCCTGATCATCagtttatgatgaagaagaagcaaaccctaataatggttttttttgttttcgttttttgtttttgttttgtttttttttcttttttttttcaggataataaattaaaaaaaattctttattttgtaaagaaaaacctggccaaattggggtatacccagattaattggggtatacccgttttattcccatccaaactagtgtgctaaggggtgtctaaaaggtgttaaaagaccaaattgccCATACTAAAACAACCATGCCGACTAAAAcatattcaaaaaaattaaaaatctttcTTCTAAACTCTAACTATACatgataaaatcaaaaaaaaaaaaaaaagaaagaaaaaaaaaaacgaagaatcaaaatgaatcaaaactcggcagggtatttttttgtcgaccttgccgattaAAATATAGTCCGCAAGGTATAAGGTTGAATACTATGCCgaattttcatctctgaaattagcaaTTACAGGGTCGTCAAGGTATCCATCTCTATACCTTGCTGGCTATATTTTAGTCgtcaggttatgaaattaataccttgtcgACTACAGTTTAGTCGACAAGtaatgaaattaataccttgccgactaatcatgtatttgtaacacctttctcggTATGTGAAAATTTTTAttgtcggcagggtatttttttgtcagccttgccgacttttcatactttcggaactgaaaatgttgattccttctataattttgagtataaaatcacCCAGCAGCTCTACAATCCCATATttataagtgtttgggtagtacgatttcatttccgttacaagtagaattaaaaaaaaaaatctcaaaaatctacccatatccatgagttcaatctaaaataaaacataatttcaaaattttaatcaactaattaactaactaaattaattaccctaatcacatttattagtgttaattaatcaagGCTAGATTAGCCATTGTTGTAAATATGTGGTTAAGGGGCTTTGTGTTTTACTTTaaaatgaccttattttgtctcatttggtataccccaattaatctgggtataccccaatcaagccaggaagAAAAAGGCTTGTTTTTCTCTTAAAACTCCATCAGAAAGCCTTGTTTTTCTCTTCATGAAAAGTGGAACAAAACtgtagtcataaaaacccaagacgaccaaacttgtggtacaaaaaccctatTCAAacgttgggatccattaaaacttcatcttaaacaaacttgatacaaaactccaaattttcaaaaattgatacaaaaaccccaagtttcaaaattggtttcatcaaattttatgatgaaaccttcatcaaattctttgggatttttgtgttatttttgttttgatggggtttttgtgttacttttgttttgatgagttttttgtggatgaatagtgacacctttggggttatgaCTCGCGGACCGAAAATGGAACGGAACAATTCTAAGAATGGGAAACAGTGGGTGAgagtcaccgttcaacgtggaagCTTATATGAGTTACGATTTTAAAGGAGTTGGATTATAGCCTGAAACCTATTGAGATAGAAGCCTAGAACCCAAAGGTGAGGTGCCAAGTTTTGGTTTCCCACCGGGTAGATATTATCACAGAAAGACGAGTCTTTGGGTATTCGCGCCCAATCCTAAACATGTTTGCCATGAGTGGATCCTTCTTCTGCCCCACTTCTTCAAACCCTCcatttcttcaatcttcaagaAAAACATCACTTATTAGTTAccagaaaatccaaagaaaccCACTTCAGAAAACGTTaacatcttcttcatcaatttGTAAAGGAAGAAAATCATCGATTATTAGAGTTTTAAGAGAAGATATTGAAAAAGAAATTGAAACATCTACTGAGATAATTGATATTGATTTGTCTATTACTGAGTCAAATCAAGGAGAGAGTCTTATCACTAGTAATAAGGAAGTTCCAATTCTGGTTgtatatgatgaagaagaacaacaagaaaCCCTTAATCAACAACAAATCAAAAGTAAGGTGAAAAAAGATTCCAAGAAagcagatgaagaagaggaaaatAGATTCAAGTTGAGAAATGGCAAACATGTATTCTCTTCGTTTATAAATTTGGAATAAATATTGTCTTCTGTAAAAAAGAATTTGTACTGATATATTAGATATGGAATCCGCTCAGGTTGTTGCAGAGAAAGCATATTTAATTGGTGTTGAGCTCAAAAATGTTTCTGATGGTTCATTCAGCTCAGAAGAATCACTCAAAGAACTTGGACAATTAGCTGATACTGCTGGGTTAACAGTTGCTGGTTCTACATATCAGAAGTGAGTGCTCTAATATGTTTTTATGCATGAACTAACATTTACAGCTTCAATTCCTATAATATTTATGTTTGAATGAATTGGATGGATTCATTTACTTGATTAGTAATTTGAATGAATTGAGTGCTCTTATTTTACAGGCTTGCTACTCCGAATCCGAGGACTTATATAGGTTCTGGTAAGGTTGCCGAAATCAAAAGTGCAATTAATGCATTGGATGTGGAGACTGTAATATTTGATGATGAACTTTCAGCAGGGTAGGTTGTTTAACCTAGTTTTTCATTTTGAACTGAATTATTTAAGGTGAGAATGCTTATCATTTTCCACTTACTCCCATTCAAGTCTATGTGGTGTCATGTATAAGGCAAAGGTTACCATTTTTAAAGTTCAGTTTTCCTTAAATCTAGCACGTATATGGTCTGTTATCTGTTGTTGGAGTTTCTAGCTTGAAAGTTCCAGACTTCTGTATCATAGAAACTTAGATATCTAACTCAAATACTAAAGAGACTGTAGTCTGCATTTCCTTCCAGTACAAGGTAGAGGAACGGAACTTCGACTTAAAACCACCCCTGAGGAAAATCCTTGGATTACCATGCACAACTTGTATGAATTTGTTGGAAGAGATCCAGACTACTTGTCATCCTTAAGGGAATTTTTCACTCATGTACCTTTTATACTGACTATTGATGATTGATCATATAGAGGTTACCCCTTACGTGATATTCCTTATAGATGTGTCCACTTACACTTGAAAAGATATATGTAGAAGGAAAAGCTAACCGATTCTTTTCATGTTGTAAAACTCAACTTCTAGGCAACTGAGGAATTTGGAAAAAGCTTTTGGTGGGAAGGTTCGAGTTTGTGACCGCACTGCTCTTATTCTGGATATCTTCAACCAACGGGCTGCAACACATGAAGCAGCTTTGCAGGAAAATATAGGATGTTTTATGTGCAATGCTTATGCAACAATTGGGTGAGTTTTGTACTAACACCAATAAGAATGCGTAGGTTGCACTAGCACAGATGGAATACCAACTACCACGACTCACAAAAATGTGGACTCACCTTGAGCGTCAGTCTGGTGGGCAGGTGAAGGGTATGGGTGAAAAACAAATTGAAGTGGATAAACGTATCTTGCGAACTCAAGTAAGTAAATTAAAATTTCGTGTATCATGAAACGTTGAATGGTTTATCATATTGAAGTTTTCCTAAAAATTATATAGCATAATGATGAATTTTTAAAGCTTTGAGACCACTTTTTAGTGTTCAATACCAACCTTCTCTAGAGAAATCTAAACTGTCAAGAAATGTCTTCCTTTGTCTAGAGAGTTGTGTTTTCTTGGTTTAGAGAAAACATCTCTAGAAGTTTCAAGTAACTGCCATATTAAAATGTGTAAGTGAAGAGGCTAGACCCTCATTGTAGTTCTAGCGAGTGAAGTAAGAAATTAAAGTGGGGTGGTGCGTGTGTGAGGTTGTGTGATCTGTTGAGCATGTGAGGTTTTTGTGTGCCTGGgcaaagtgtgtagaattttttgctTGTGATTAACGAAATGGTCTCATAAGTTCTGTCCATTATGCTTCTCACATTCAACCAATCTGGTATGAGATTATGTGTGTAAGCTTCCATATTAAGTTTGAGTGAATGAGACTTTGGCATAGTTTCGGGTATATTAACTATATACCCTTAGTTTTGACACCCAACAAATATACCcctatacaacaataaatataccaCTATCCtttaaaaaccttatccatttaaaaataGTTTACCTTATTACCCTTACTCataaaatttcttttattttaaaatataacaatttttttttctctattgCTTCACtgtcgccaccaccaccactattccaccactactaGCACCACCGCATATCaagccaccaccaccaacattcaactaccactccaccaccaccactcaacaaccaccacctaccaaccgccaccaccactaatattccatcACCactgccgccgccaccaccatagCCACCGCCGCCGCCAATCCACCACCAGTCCGCCGCTggtggtgtcaacaaccaaagttgacattataatatggtgtcaacaaccaaagttgttcCCAAaacaaaaaccagaaaatttatTTAGAAAATTTAACAAATAATATGGTATTAACAACCGAAATTgatcccaaaaacaaaaatatgaaaacaaagaaaaaaaaacggtgTCAACAACCAAAAACACATTTTATATTCTTGCTTCACACCAACCTGAAAACAAAGTTGTAACCCACAGTGCAcagcaaaatcaaatcaaactaaaaagaaaaaaaaatcagaatcataCCTGTAAAGTAAAAGAGATGTTAGCCCCGAACGAATCGAAAAAAATCAGTTGAAATCGAACCCCAATTGAAGATGAACGAAAGCAAAAATTCTTTCTATGGTGAAGAACGTATATCACATAATGAATTACTCACCATCGATTAATGAATTaggtctccaccaccaccaccatcaactaaTAAAACATATATTTGACATCCTTctgcaccaccgccaccaccaccaccaccaccattatcatTAACTAATTGAACATAAGGTTGTGATAGAAAGAAAAATCATTTAAATGAATAGACAAATAGAGTTTtgatatccaccaccaccaccatcattaacTGGCGGCAGAAAGAAATGGTGGAGAAACAACGGTGATAGTGGTGGTGATGGCTGTCATCGGGAACTTGGGAGAGGACGAGAGAGAGATTTATATCTGAAAAGAAAAGGAATGAAACGACTAATTTCCCATTACTAATATACAGGTTAAAAATGGAATTAATTTTTTTCTCGGGTTTCCTTTTAAAAGATGGAGGGTATAAATATAATGGGTAGGGATATTTATGAAAGCCCGTAAATAGTAGGGGCATTTATACAATTCCCACCACTATTTTTGAGAGTATCCTCCTCCTCCACATGGTCAGCCACTAGATGGGACTCAAACTTGACATGCTTAGCTAACTAGAACAACCCACACTAGGACACTCTAGCTTAACTGAACTATTTAAAAACAACATACCCAGACTTTTGGACATTCTAGATTTCTCCATAGACCTTCGTTTCTTGTATGCACCAGATTTTATGAAGTCGATGTTGATACTTCAACATGTAACCCATCTTGATTCTTCTGCATTTTCCACCATTCTTATCCCTTTTTTATTCATGTTGCCAGTTTGTTGGTATTTAATCTTATTCAGTATGTTAGAAATTCTACCAGTTTAAAACTTAAGTCTTAAACTGTGATTGGTTGGTTACTGCATTGatgattctctctctctctctctctctttttttttttttgcttgtctAAGCAATTCATCTCTATTCTGGACTTGTAAAATCCTTCCATCCTTACAGATTGGCGTTCTGAAGAAAGAATTAGATTCTGTTCGACAACATCGTAAGCAATA
This DNA window, taken from Papaver somniferum cultivar HN1 unplaced genomic scaffold, ASM357369v1 unplaced-scaffold_133, whole genome shotgun sequence, encodes the following:
- the LOC113333785 gene encoding uncharacterized protein LOC113333785, with product MFAMSGSFFCPTSSNPPFLQSSRKTSLISYQKIQRNPLQKTLTSSSSICKGRKSSIIRVLREDIEKEIETSTEIIDIDLSITESNQGESLITSNKEVPILVVYDEEEQQETLNQQQIKSKVKKDSKKADEEEENRFKLRNGKHVVAEKAYLIGVELKNVSDGSFSSEESLKELGQLADTAGLTVAGSTYQKLATPNPRTYIGSGKVAEIKSAINALDVETVIFDDELSAGQLRNLEKAFGGKVRVCDRTALILDIFNQRAATHEAALQVALAQMEYQLPRLTKMWTHLERQSGGQVKGMGEKQIEVDKRILRTQIGVLKKELDSVRQHRKQYRTRRLSVPVPVVSLVGYTNAGKSTLLNHLTGANVLAEDQLFATLDPTTRRVQMKNGKEFLLTDTVGFIQKLPTTLVAAFRATLEEISESSLLVHVVDISHPLAQQQIDAVDKVLSELDVSSIPKLIIWNKVDKVRDPCNLKIEADAREDVICVSALSGDGLQDFCDAVQSKLKDSMVWVEALIPFDKGELLNTIHRVGMVDGTEYTEDGTLIRAHVPLPIARQLTPMRQLCFPS